The nucleotide window CGTTGATTTATCTTGTATACAACTGCAAATCCAAGGTAATTGGGTGCCTAAGTGTCCGTGGCCCTCCCCTCCCCCTTCAAATCCGTGTGatctttgttatttattttaacCTGGCCATCATTGCTATTCATAAAAACCGTACCCCGAGAAACACCCTCGATTCCACTGGGTCTGTGTTTTGGTTGATCTCAAGCCGAGACTGATATCGACCAAAACTCAGCCCTCGTGCCATCACAGAGGCACTTAAGGTGCACGCCAACTTTTTTCGCCATGACGAACAGCATGGGGTAACTCCAGATGGTCGACTATCAAATTATTAAACCCGTCCAAAAGAGTGTATTTGATTATTCTTTTTCGAGTACGGTACGGTGCTGTTAATATAGATAAGACAAGAGAATACATCATATTCTCTTAAGGTAAGTTCATCTAGTGACATATTTGCAACTCGCATTTTCGCCGCAATGAGAGTCACTTGCTGATGAGAAATGCGTACGTAACGTTGGAAATTTATCTTGAAAATTTATACTTCCGACTCATCTATGCCGCCATTTCGTTGGATCCCTGAAAAATTAAACTTCATGACTTTGTGAAGTCTACTCTGCTTACACAATCTCAAGCTTGCTAACTATATAtatgtaaaaaccaaatcgagcactgtactgggatgagtcattgccgatagcaattgcgcacgctcactagttctctggtttgagcactgtggcatgactgagctgtaccacatgcgtgggacactcgaggtagtcttataggcttaccttcatcctagctatcagcactgcactgatgaggcccagaaggccgaaacagtactgtctgcagttagatatagctctttggtggaaaaaccaaatcgagcactgtactgggatgagtcattgccgatagcaattgcgcacgctcactagttctctggtttgagcactgtggcatgactgagctgtaccacatgcgtgggacactcgaggtagtcttataggcttaccttcatcctagctatcagcactgcactgatgaggcccagaaggccgaaacagtactgtctgcagttagatatagctctttggtgtaaaaaccaaatcgagcactgtactgggatgagtcattgccgatagcaattgcgcacgctcactggttctctggtttgagcactgtggcatgactgagctgtaccacatgcgtgggacactcgaggtagtcttataggcttaccttcatcctagctatcagcactgcactgatgaggcccagaaggccgaaacagtactgtctgcagttagatatagctctttggtgtaaaaaccaaatcgagcactgcactgggatgagtcattgccgatagcaattgcgcacgctcactagttctctggtttgagcactgtggcatgactgagctgtaccacatgcgtgggacactcgaggtagtcttataggcttaccttcatcctagctatcagcactgcactgatgaggcccagaaggccgaaacagtactgtctgcagttagatatagctctttggtgtaaaaaccaaatcgagcactgtactgggatgagtcattgccgatagcaattgcgcacgctcactagttctctggtttgagcactgtggcatgactgagctgtaccacatgcgtgggacactcgaggtagccttataggcttaccttcatcctagctatcagcactgcactgatgaggcccagaaggccgaaacagtactgtctgcagttatatatatatatatatatatatatatatacttttgtAACTGTTAACTAGGACTACCCTATGAAGCCTATTTAAAAAGGCGATTTCAATACCTGTTGTTCTTTGGCCCGTTGTTTGATTCTCACCAATAACTGTGACACAGAGTAGGGCATGCGAACGAGACGAGTGCTCGTTCATATCGGTTGTAGCTGTGGTTCGATGAGTCTTTCCGGTAGCAAATATCTGTCAATcaattcaatcaatcaatcaaactGCCAACTAGTTTATCTGTCGACCAATCATTTGACAAGTTGGTCTTCTTTCAGTAGGCCAGTTTAATTAATTAAGTCATCCATCTTACAAGTCAGAAAGTTGGCGCTTTCCCAGACCGGACAAGCGACTTTTTCACGTACATAGGACCCTTGCAAAACAATAAGAGCGTTGTATCATTGATTAATTCTCTGAGCCAATCATGCAAACCGAAACAAGTCTAAAAATAGCTCGGGAGGATTATACACTGTTTTTAGGTACGTAAAATAAGTCTAAATATCTGACTCATTTCATCCCAGAGAACCTCTCTCGACAAGGCAACGAAGTACCGATCTGTTTCGTCGCTCACAATAAAACTTATTACCTATGTAATTGGTCTCTAAGAAAGCGCCTTAGAGCACAAAATCTTTGCCTGATTTAACGAGGGGGCAGCTGCTTGAGAGATAACAAAGTTAGCCCTTTCCCATAGACCTTTAGAAGAAAACACACTTTAAAAGCGTGAAAAATAGAGAATATAATCACTCCTACCTCATTTACATCCTCCACAGTTTTAACTTCCTTTTCAGTTAGACCTGGTACAAATAAGCCACTCGGTCCTTTTCTGATTTCAAGTTTTTGAGAGGGATCTTCACCGAGTAAGTCCCGAAGCATTTCATTGTAGATTTCAAGGACTGAAACGTTGATAGTAAACTGCCAATTAACCCCACGGTCACGTGTTTCCTCGAATAAAAGAGTGATGGCTCTTTGGTTTATGCCAGGATTACTCTGTGAACCCTAAAGAGACAAGAACAAGATACAGCTTAGCAATCCCGTTCTCAGGACCTCTCCCTCCAACCCCGTTCTCAGGACGAGGTCATTGGCCTTATGGCCTTCATGTGGACGAGGCTGGATAAAGAGGCAAAACATGGTTCACAAAAATTTATCTGCATCTGACAATGAATCAAACCAATGAGCTGCCGAAAAGCACACAAAATTCCTCCGAACCGAAAGTACACTTACCTCCATGGTAAACGTTTTTCCACTTCCGGTTTGACCGTAGGCAAATAAGCAGACATTGTACCCGTCTATGCAGGATACAATCAAAGATTTGACTTCCTCGAAAACCTGAAAAGTGCAAGAAAGAGGCTCTCAGGGATGGGAGGGTTACGTCCATTGCAAAGTTTCAATCTTAAAGTTTGGTTTATtaacattaaattaaaaattctaGCGTCATGAGTTCACATATTACAGTGAATCATCAAAATTGATCATTGAATGTTGACGTCGAggcattgaaatgaaaaaatttcaggGCATGCATAACGATTGTTCAGTTCGTGAACGcgtaatccttttttttttttttgttttcggcgCATGCAaagagtaaaaaaaacaaacaaaggcaTTCAAAGTCATTTCCTGACCGTCTTCAGCGTAACATCCAACTTGATAAATGCATAAACTTATCTCAGGAAAAAACGATGAGCGAAAACTAGAGAAGAAAGGACAACTTTTTGCATAATGATTTTACCTGTTCTTGAGTGGAATCTGGTTTAAAGACTTTATCCAGAACAAATTTTTGTGAACGTGGAGAGTCTTGCGAGACCACGTTTAAGATTCCGTCATCGTCTTTATCGAAAGTAATAACATTACGGGCTGCTTCTCCATTGCCATCTTCTTTAATGACAGGCCGCACTCTACAGTAAACGCGAATGTTTCCCCTCAGCGCGACCAGCTCATTATGGAGATGTTTTCTAAGAAGCATTTCTTCAGTATATTTTGTTTGGAGCACCTTGTTATTGGCGTCTGTTAATGCCTTTTTGACAACCTAATTTAACAAAAATGAGGGAATAATTGAGTAACCGATTTCCCAGCCTGTGAAATTCATTTCATGGTCTATTTGACTGACGCTGCTTGGATTTCATCCACACAGCCCCGCGCCACACTTTATGATATTTTACTTGAGCTATTTCTCCATACAAGGAGCCCAAACGGCATACGTAGGAACTTTTCCCATTCTACGTTTCCTAGTCAACTTTTTCCCGGGTATTTCTGGAAAAAATCTCCAGGGAGCTCTTATGCAACTGAACAGTCAAATAACGAATCAAAGCAGAACTATGACGAGAGAAAGAAATTCGAAAAATAGCTCTGCTCGGGAAAAGGCTGAGTCAAGAAATAAATGAAGTTAGAGGCTTTTTCTTAAGAACTTCTGTCGAAACTCTTACGGGCTGATTTTGGTAAGCGTACGGAAGTTGCAGAACAGAGACGAAACGCAGTTATTTTCAATAGCAgctttcaaacgactgtcgaatAGCCAATACCACAataattactctgaccaatcacaacaggggtaagcagcgcgatgaaccaatcagaattcttagCAATCagctgtaacttgctcaaagcgcgggaaaaatcacgcgtacgaagtgcgattggttttgtttttgcttctcattgggtGAAAACTTGGCGCCGGATTTTTGAAGCCCATCGCTTAGCATAGCAATAATATTGCAAAAGAGTAATtaatttcaacagtcatttgaaaacttttttaaGCCAAAAACCAATTTCAACGATTAGCATTTCAGCGATTCAGTGAGAAGAGTTTCTTATAATTACTGACTTTTGTTAGGACTCTTCAATTTTGTCAGCATATCTTGAATTGATCTCTGAAGAGCTATCAGCGATCAAAATTGCCTCCCACCCATGAGTATAAAATAGGCACTCATAAAGACATGACAAAAATAACATTACCATACGTTTACCTCGGCTTCCAAAGCTTTTATGTGATCTTCTCTCTTCATCAACGTTAGCTCTAGTTCGTTCTTATGTTCGACGGCTTTCTGAAGAGTCCTGCATTCCGCTAAGGCTCTCTGTTCGTTCTTAATGCATTCTTTCATCTTTGTCTTCAAAGACCTCATATCTGACTGAAGAGCAGAGATCTTCAAGAAGAACAAATTGCAGAAACTAATATATAATGAATCACAGATGCGAAGAAGGTGAATAGAATTAAGTTTCTTTCGATGAGCAACGACTCAACTCACATTCAAAAGAAAGCGGAGACATTTGTGTTTAGAATCGTTGGCTTCCATGATATTTCATCGAAGAGGTGCAAGGCATTGGGGGATTTTAAAACTACTCCCAAATCCCCTCGCTCATGTTAATGAAAACTCATTTGCATACACCGGCCATAGAAACTTCTTTCCAATGTATTCGAACTGGGCACAAGTCTTACTGCGCATGAAAACAAATCAGTCGTACCTTGGCATCGTACTCAGATCGTGTTTCTGCCAGTAGATCTTGCAGCTGTTCAATATCTGTTTGATAACTATTTATCTGTTTGGGAAAGATAAACAAAAAGTTAAACTGTCAGTTTGCTGGAATCATAGGGCAGACggtcgcttttttttttatctatttgCCAACTGGTCTAGATCTCGTAACTTGTGAAATAGATCATTGCcggaaaagaaagataaagaaaataaaatagaataaaaaaatgtaaaatgaacTTTACCTCGGTCTCTAAAGCTGTGATATGGACTTCTTTTTTCTGGAGCGTTGCCTCTAATTCCTTCTTATCCTTGATAGCTTCTTGTAGGGTCCTGTACTCTGCTAAAGTCCTTTGCTCATTTTCAGTACACTCCTTCAGGTTCTTCTGTAAAGACTTGATTTCAGACTGAAGGGCAGACACCTGTGATCAGGAATACGAGAAAGCTAATTGGTACAAATAATTATATGTGTTGTCATAATACGATGGCaatattcattttgttaaaCTAATAGTTTAGTACGCTCACTGAAAACTTTGTTCTTGCCCTATTCTGTTCATTTTGGAGGTAAGTAATCAATAGAGAGCTTAAAAAAGTCAGAAAGCTATGGCATCGATAATGTCGGCTTTATTTGCGCTGAGTTCTCGTGCCATCATTGGCTTTTTGCAACCGTTTTGTCTCGTATGGAGGAGGCattaacagcaacaacaacaacaacaacaacagcagcatcCGCAGACTGCCACCGATTCAAAGGCAAAAGATAGCCACACTGATTTAAATGGTAGTCTTCGATGACGTTTGAAACCGCATTGTTGTTTTGCACAATAAAGCAGTGATATTACTTTCCTCGTTCAAGAAAACACTTAAGCAAATGTGATATCTGGCGTTGCCACAGTGCCACAAGGCTCTCTCGGTAATCAATGCCCCTTGCCCACTCGGCAAACAAAAAAGGAGAACTCAATCATTGATTCAGTGCCTTTGATTTCcgcaggtaaaaaaaaataccgCTCTTTGGACTTACTTCTGTATCGTAGTCACACCTTGTTTTCAGCAATAGTTCCTCAAGGCGCTCAATATCTTCTCGGTATTTAGGGAGCtattggcaaaaagaaaaaacacaccaTTAAGAAAATAGCCTCCTGTCACAGATTTTACGTTGCTTGTTTCTTAGTTATGATAAAAGCATTATTCGTGAATTTCACAATTGCGGTCAGAAGGAGACTTCACCTCGCTTTCTAAACCCTGGATGAGGCCTTCGTTTTCGCCTATCTTGGACTCTAGTCCAGGATTTGAAAACGAACTACATTCTGCCAATGTTTTCTGTTCACTTTTTCCGGACTTTGAGGTATTTTTTCTCAGAGGTTTAACGTCTGACAGAAGGGCAGGGATCTAAAATATAttgtcagaaaaaaaatcacatcaaCACCAGAATGACACGAATTATATGTTTCGAGGTGTCCCCTCAACCTTTTACGTCCGTATCACTTGTTGCCGAGAAACAGACAATAAAGATCGTAAAGCGTATGTCACTCTATTTCTTTTCTATGTCTTTTCCTCGACTTGACATCAACAGTAAATCTAATCCTGACTTTAACACCCCATGTACAAATGTTAATCCCAACGTTATAAATAGCTAGTTTTCGCGAAGTTGAGCGGGCCTCTAATTACGTGCATTCTAGACTTAACTACCTCATTAGCATTTCGGTCTGGTCTTGCTTTTGAGAGCAGTTCTTCTATTTCCTTGCTCTGGGCGATTATGTAATCGAGTTTTTCCTTCGTCTTGTCCGAAAGAACCGCAAGCGTCTTGGCCTGTAACATTCgaaatttgaacattttaagATAAAATAAGCGCGTGATAACAACAAGTCAGTGAGGTGTCGAGGTGCGAGAAATTAAATGTGCGCCTGGTGCAAGGGTGCAGCTTGATTGAAACTTGTAATGCTTCTGACCTCCTTGTGAGATATTTTGAttaaccattctacaagataaCAAATGGATTAACCAACATATGTACCTTGCAAACcgtgaatttcaaaagaaatcagATGAATAAAGCGCATGCCAAAAGgttaaatgataataataataattgcattctcgaggaacgagagaacgcattcTCGaagaacgagagaacgcatcctaatttcgcaggcgcgagaaatccagattttttgtgaagactgcggcaaattggccgcccctctaGCTTTTTTCAGGGGCTTTGGGTCTCGTTTTCGTGTACATAGATTCAAGTCTGCTCGGCCTGCTAAGAATGCATAACCATAAgtttctatttgcttttcttcacgcAACCCAGTTTTCCATGATCACACCACACATTCTGTAGAACGCaattcctaatctttgattactactagtaatgataataataataataataataataataataataataataataataataataattcacttaTAGTGAAAACTAGCATTCAAGTCGACACTACGATGTTGTAAATACCCCGGATGTGCCACACACAGTTCCACCCAACTCTCTTTGAAAAATTCATCGCgtttattttacattattttattgATCTCTTGGTCCATGACAGCTTGTGAGCCACCAAGACAAGACACGCTATTGGAATAAAGAGATAACGACATATAATAACGAACTTGATGAGGACGACataatggtgatgatgacaACTGCAGTACTTTAGCTCACCTGTTCTAGTTCTGCTTTGAAGTCGTATCCGTCGAGATCCTTGCCATAATACAATGATCGGTGCTTTTGCATTATGGGATACTTGTACAGACACCAGGAGCCACAAATACTATGATTCCCGAGGACATAATGTGGAATCGCTCTACAGAACGAGACAAGGTGTTCTATCAAGGCTTTTCTTAGCGACACGTAAGAATTGTAAACTGCAATCATATGTTCATAAAGTGCTTTCATTGCTTTTGCAACAATTGGGCAGACAGTAATTTCTGAAGAACTGATAGCAGTTTTGCGAGAAACGTGGCCGCCATCTTTGGTAATCTTTTCATTAGCGGTGTGATCAGTTGATTCCTTTTCGTTTTTGCTGTCTTGCTTTACTTCCACCGCCAGGCTGTTGCCTAATGCTGTTGCTTGCATCTCTAAAGGCTCGGTGATTCCTGAAATTTTGACCAAAGTCAAGAAAACGTCAGAGCCCCATGCAGAGATTTGAGTTGAGagattttaatgaaaaaatagaTCAGAAATTCCTTTTTATCTCTGGCATCAAAATTGTTCGTGACGTACTAGTCTTTGTTCAAATCGTTGTGAACGTCGGATATTTTTAAACACGTAATTCCGGTTATTTGGAGAAAACAGTAACCTCCTCTTAAAAACAAAGTAAGAAGTCTTAGATAATCAACCATCCCGTTTTTGTGCCTGAACTTGCAACGTCAATCAAATTCGTTTGCGTAGGCGAAGTCAACGAGTTATAGCTATTTTTGCTGCAAACCAGGGAAATTGGGGTTTACTATCACGGATCGAAGTGTTTGTTTCAACCCTCAGCCCGGCCCGAAAAAAAGTGTCAAAGAAACCGATTATAATTAAAAGGCTGGCGTTTCGTCTTTTAGCCCTTCGACAGAGCGAATGTTAGGTTATAAACCACTTGAAAATGTCGTTTCGACATCATCGCATTCGTTGCAGATTGAAGAACGAAATTAGTGAGTCTGGGAAGATGAAGACAGTACTCGAAGGCGGAATATGTTAGGGGTCTTTTTGCTGTTCTAAATGTTAAATTTTTAGTTATTAAATTTTCCTTATGGGATCCATGTCCAGAGGTAGAATTGAAATCTCTCTAGCTATTAGGAAAGCCGACGTGTCTCTTTTTCAGACACATTTGACAACTGGAGTATTCAACAAAGGTATTTGCATCAAGTTGGAACTCAagttgtaattaattttttcaacaacGCGGCAATGGAAATTTTTCTTGTTGGTTCGTAGGGAAATCATGCCGACCTAATTGGTCAGTAAATTAAAGTCACAGGTAATACCGAGTGAAGACTCTAGTTCTTGGTGTCGCTGTACGGGGACGTAGGAGATAGCCATCGTCGTTATTAGAGCCGCAAATACTTATTGGACAGCCTTTAGCCATCGCTACGTGATCCAAACAGAACAAGCTTGATTTGGTAATATGCACGAAAGATAAACACCCTTTTACAATGACTCCCACAGCATTATGAGCCCAAACAGTTTCTCGGGGTTATTGCTAGCATACTTTGATAGTAATCACATGCAGCTGAAATCTAAGCATAATTTGGCGAATAGCCTCAGTGCGTTGTTTCAAAGAAGTGACGAAGTTGTTGACGTGTGATATAAAGACATTGCAATCTCCGATTTACCAAACTGAATATTCTTGCGGAGAAAACTCGCTTTACCTAAAATTTTTTCGTCAGGTTTAACTGAAATGTGTTACTAGGAAGTCCTTTCCCACGAAATTCCCCCAGTTTTTCGAATTGAACTGTATACTATCAaactttgggccaaaaaaatggaaGGAATAAGTTTGCATTTTCGATGAAGTAAAATTAACTCTTAACTTTGGCTTTCGAAACTTTCTACCCATACTGGTTTTTAAATGAATATAAGCAACTGttactattattgtttttctcGTATTATTTGTAACTTTAACTAGTGTTACTTAATGTATCGTAAAAAATTAGGTCATATTGtcaaacattaataattaaagtgcctatgaagtaaaaaaataaatgaagctTATTTGGAGGgcctttaaaacaaaaaaaaggatggTGTTTTCGTTTTTGGAATATTGCCTCACATTcgagagatattcaagtttttttcaaaagacTGGTGACGTCATCAGTGGTTCTAAAGGAAAACAAATCACAAAATGTAGAATATCTTTAGAAATATGAGAGCAGTGCACTTCAAACATGGCACTAGTAATATACATCAAATAAGGTATAAAATGACACTCATTGTgcagttgccatggcaacagttcTGCTTCCAGATAAAGTTtatagtccagtcattttatggaaaaaaatcggtcaacctgcaactaattgcaacagaaggtttttcaacggttttagactctgcaatgtatgcttaataacatatcaaaagtcccaaGAAATCCCGTCACgggaagttaccaaaaaacgAAATTTGTTATGAAGCTCTGAGACCCGTTTTACGAttgcatgggaacgaggttgagctaaatttttttataaagcgcgtgcaaagatctttaacttggttaaatgcaatgaaatttcgAGCTTACACGTTTAGTTTTAATGTGTTCCTAATACTTTAAGTGacgaaatatattattttggtgaataaaagctGCATTAGCTGGGCGCGTTGAAATATACAGTAAAGATGTTTATCTTGCTTTTTGCGTagtctgttttggttgtttgtacattataattttttttttcagcttaaaacttagcgaatcaatttttctttattttgaaaattaagtattttaactgaaataaaataattgtttctgtgaGAAAATTAACCTTTGCGAGTTTCAAAGAAGTCGGTCTTACAGGAGTTGGCGCCATCGCTGTTTCGCATGTACATTTCACGGAGTCTTTGTGCTTGTCctgcatgttttgaattttggtcgaacaaaatggctagaagacacgattcttcaatattcagcttAGGTAAGACACACTCAAGAATACTTACAATATTCTTTAgttctaataaaagaaaatgggaaTACTTACATACAGTTTTAGAAAAATAATTGCTGTTAACCAGGTGCACCAGAAAGACTGTACTCACATGAAAAAAACTTGCACAGCGATTGAACATCACAAACGATGCTCTCTCACGGATTGTGAAGATACAGACCCGTAATCCCTATTccctaaaagttaaaaagacattgcacacttggagaatatttaattccagatgtcTGATGTTTACACGACGGAAAGACAGGAGAGAAGATATCAAAACGTATAGCAGTTTGCTAGACTCTGATGACAAATCTTTAAACATagggatttgctttttgatagcttttccgAAGAGACATATTTGGTAAAGCATTTATCAGTTAAGACGTTACATATTAAGGAAATCTGTAACTACAACAGCCTTAGGGTGACAGCTGTGCTAAAAGAGCACAgtcacgttttaattctttccttacatttcattcgtggtctgtaactctccttttttcccgcgaaGAAGTGTCAACCTTGTTGA belongs to Acropora muricata isolate sample 2 chromosome 9, ASM3666990v1, whole genome shotgun sequence and includes:
- the LOC136927599 gene encoding kinesin-like protein KIFC3 isoform X2; the encoded protein is MQATALGNSLAVEVKQDSKNEKESTDHTANEKITKDGGHVSRKTAISSSEITVCPIVAKAMKALYEHMIAVYNSYVSLRKALIEHLVSFCRAIPHYVLGNHSICGSWCLYKYPIMQKHRSLYYGKDLDGYDFKAELEQAKTLAVLSDKTKEKLDYIIAQSKEIEELLSKARPDRNANEIPALLSDVKPLRKNTSKSGKSEQKTLAECSSFSNPGLESKIGENEGLIQGLESELPKYREDIERLEELLLKTRCDYDTEVSALQSEIKSLQKNLKECTENEQRTLAEYRTLQEAIKDKKELEATLQKKEVHITALETEINSYQTDIEQLQDLLAETRSEYDAKISALQSDMRSLKTKMKECIKNEQRALAECRTLQKAVEHKNELELTLMKREDHIKALEAEVVKKALTDANNKVLQTKYTEEMLLRKHLHNELVALRGNIRVYCRVRPVIKEDGNGEAARNVITFDKDDDGILNVVSQDSPRSQKFVLDKVFKPDSTQEQVFEEVKSLIVSCIDGYNVCLFAYGQTGSGKTFTMEGSQSNPGINQRAITLLFEETRDRGVNWQFTINVSVLEIYNEMLRDLLGEDPSQKLEIRKGPSGLFVPGLTEKEVKTVEDVNEIFATGKTHRTTATTDMNEHSSRSHALLCVTVIGENQTTGQRTTGKLNLVDLAGSEKISKSGVEGARMTEAVNINISLSCLGKVIHSLKNKNSHIPYRDSKLTYLLQESLGGDSKTLMVVQVSPVEKNLTETVYSLHFAQGVRTVELGQATRRIASAERKKKRPRERAGIPVTPSASPTLARKRFVKSANKLEP
- the LOC136927599 gene encoding kinesin-like protein KIFC3 isoform X1; protein product: MKKTGSRKSMKRKWRLFSVMIVHVGAGITEPLEMQATALGNSLAVEVKQDSKNEKESTDHTANEKITKDGGHVSRKTAISSSEITVCPIVAKAMKALYEHMIAVYNSYVSLRKALIEHLVSFCRAIPHYVLGNHSICGSWCLYKYPIMQKHRSLYYGKDLDGYDFKAELEQAKTLAVLSDKTKEKLDYIIAQSKEIEELLSKARPDRNANEIPALLSDVKPLRKNTSKSGKSEQKTLAECSSFSNPGLESKIGENEGLIQGLESELPKYREDIERLEELLLKTRCDYDTEVSALQSEIKSLQKNLKECTENEQRTLAEYRTLQEAIKDKKELEATLQKKEVHITALETEINSYQTDIEQLQDLLAETRSEYDAKISALQSDMRSLKTKMKECIKNEQRALAECRTLQKAVEHKNELELTLMKREDHIKALEAEVVKKALTDANNKVLQTKYTEEMLLRKHLHNELVALRGNIRVYCRVRPVIKEDGNGEAARNVITFDKDDDGILNVVSQDSPRSQKFVLDKVFKPDSTQEQVFEEVKSLIVSCIDGYNVCLFAYGQTGSGKTFTMEGSQSNPGINQRAITLLFEETRDRGVNWQFTINVSVLEIYNEMLRDLLGEDPSQKLEIRKGPSGLFVPGLTEKEVKTVEDVNEIFATGKTHRTTATTDMNEHSSRSHALLCVTVIGENQTTGQRTTGKLNLVDLAGSEKISKSGVEGARMTEAVNINISLSCLGKVIHSLKNKNSHIPYRDSKLTYLLQESLGGDSKTLMVVQVSPVEKNLTETVYSLHFAQGVRTVELGQATRRIASAERKKKRPRERAGIPVTPSASPTLARKRFVKSANKLEP
- the LOC136927599 gene encoding kinesin-like protein KIFC3 isoform X3; protein product: MKKTGSRKSMKRKWRLFSVMIVHVGAGITEPLEMQATALGNSLAVEVKQDSKNEKESTDHTANEKITKDGGHVSRKTAISSSEITVCPIVAKAMKALYEHMIAVYNSYVSLRKALIEHLVSFCRAIPHYVLGNHSICGSWCLYKYPIMQKHRSLYYGKDLDGYDFKAELEQAKTLAVLSDKTKEKLDYIIAQSKEIEELLSKARPDRNANELPKYREDIERLEELLLKTRCDYDTEVSALQSEIKSLQKNLKECTENEQRTLAEYRTLQEAIKDKKELEATLQKKEVHITALETEINSYQTDIEQLQDLLAETRSEYDAKISALQSDMRSLKTKMKECIKNEQRALAECRTLQKAVEHKNELELTLMKREDHIKALEAEVVKKALTDANNKVLQTKYTEEMLLRKHLHNELVALRGNIRVYCRVRPVIKEDGNGEAARNVITFDKDDDGILNVVSQDSPRSQKFVLDKVFKPDSTQEQVFEEVKSLIVSCIDGYNVCLFAYGQTGSGKTFTMEGSQSNPGINQRAITLLFEETRDRGVNWQFTINVSVLEIYNEMLRDLLGEDPSQKLEIRKGPSGLFVPGLTEKEVKTVEDVNEIFATGKTHRTTATTDMNEHSSRSHALLCVTVIGENQTTGQRTTGKLNLVDLAGSEKISKSGVEGARMTEAVNINISLSCLGKVIHSLKNKNSHIPYRDSKLTYLLQESLGGDSKTLMVVQVSPVEKNLTETVYSLHFAQGVRTVELGQATRRIASAERKKKRPRERAGIPVTPSASPTLARKRFVKSANKLEP